From the genome of Phycisphaerae bacterium:
TCATCAAGGGCCACGAGGAAGGGCACGACATTTTCGTGCACTACTCCAGCATTGAAGGCGACGGTTTCCGCAGCCTGAAGAATGGTGAGCCGGTCGAGTACGAGTTGATCGAGTCCGCCAAGGGTCTCCAAGCCCAGCATGTTCGACCGCGGAAGGGCATCGCCTCGACCGTGGCGTCGTAAGCGGGGGCGGGTGTTATCGGCGGATGGGATGTCCGGGGTGTTCCGGGCCTTCGAGCCTGCGGGACCGTTGTGGGTCTCTTCGGCGATCAGCGGCGATGTGGCGGGCGTACACGCGTTCACCGGGCACTTAACCTTTAACCTCGTTTGTTTTAAGATGATTTCACTTCTGCGCGGGGTCCGAGGTTTGCGCGGAAGGTGGGTTATGTTTGGCAGGTTCGTATGGGTGACACGGCTTTCATCCTGATTGTGGAGGACGATGGCGGGCACGCGGAAGCCTTGGCCAACGGGCTGCGTGAGCAAGGGCACGCCTGCCGTGTGGTCCAATCGGCGGCTGAGGCCTTGGAAAGCCTGCACAGCCGGCAGCCCGACGTCATCCTGGCCGAGAAGCAGCTTGTTCAGGCGGAAGGCAACGGCAGCGTGTTGCGGGAATCCGAGCGGCTGGCCCCGGACGCGGAGATCATTCTCATGGCCCCGGAGGAGGAGGCTCACGTTTCCGGGGGCGAGATCCATGGAGGCCAGAACCGGGTATTCCAGGTTGTGGCCAAGCCGGTGTCGTTCGAGGACATTCAGGGCGTGATTCACCGGGCCGCGGAGTTGGCCAAGCGGCACCGTGCTGATCGAGCCCTGAAGGAGCAGGCTGAGCGCCGCTTCGAGTTTGAGGGCATTGTCACGGGCAACAGCCACATGATGCGGATCATCCGCATGATCCAGCGGGTTGCCAACAGCAAGCTGACCGTGTTGATTCTGGGGGAGTCCGGCACTGGCAAGGAGCTTGTCGCCCAGGCGATTCACCGTCACTCTCCGCGTACCCGGAAGCCCTACCGGGCGATCAACTGTGCGGGCCTCAACGAGAACCTGCTGGAGAGCCAGCTTTTCGGGCACGTGAAAGGTGCTTTTACGGGAGCGGTCAGTGATCACAAGGGGCTGTTTGAGGTCGTGGATGGAGGGACGCTGTTTCTGGACGAAGTGGGCGACATGCCCATTCCCATGCAGGCGAAGCTGCTGAGGACGCTGGAGAACGGCGAGATTCTGCCGGTGGGTGGCAACGAGATACGCCGGGTGGATGTCCGGGTGGTGGCCGCCACTCGGCGTGACATTCGCGAGATGGTGGAGAAGCACACCTTCCGGGACGATCTGTTCTACCGGCTGAACCAGGCGGTGATTCGGGTTCCCCCGCTTCGGGAGCGGCGTGACGATATTCCGTTGCTGATCGAGCATTTTCTGAACGATGCGGCCAAGGTTCACGACAAGCCGGCGATTTCGATCTCGCCTGAGGTTGTCCGCAAGCTGACCGGGTCCCAGTGGCCGGGCAACATTCGCGAGCTCCGGAGTGTCATTGACCAGATGGTGGTGCTAGCGGAGGGGCCGGGAATCACGGTTGACGATCTGCCGGAGCACATTCGTGGCAGTACGGACATTGTCCTGGCGGCGCTGCCGGGCACGACGGGGCTGACCATGGAGCAGATGGAGAAGCTGCACATTGCCAGTACGCTGAAGCTCACGGGCGGGAACCGGGAGAAGACGGCGAAGATCTTGGGCATCGGGGCCCGGACCCTGTACCGCAAGCTGCGCGAGTATGGTCTGTGAGGCGTGGGGAGTGATGATGACCGGGCGGTGGGGTGTCCGGTGCCATTAGGTTAGGTCAGCGGCGGCCGCCAAAGGACTCCCAGTGAATCACCTGGTCCAGCGTCCGTTTCTGGGGGGAAGGCATGTCGACGGGGTATCCGAGGGCGATGAGGGAGACGAGCCGCATCTTGTCGGGAGCGCCGACCAGCTTGATGATTTCGTCCGCGTAGGGTTTCTTGT
Proteins encoded in this window:
- a CDS encoding cold shock domain-containing protein; the encoded protein is MDVGTVKWFDSKKGFGFIKGHEEGHDIFVHYSSIEGDGFRSLKNGEPVEYELIESAKGLQAQHVRPRKGIASTVAS
- a CDS encoding sigma-54-dependent Fis family transcriptional regulator; this translates as MGDTAFILIVEDDGGHAEALANGLREQGHACRVVQSAAEALESLHSRQPDVILAEKQLVQAEGNGSVLRESERLAPDAEIILMAPEEEAHVSGGEIHGGQNRVFQVVAKPVSFEDIQGVIHRAAELAKRHRADRALKEQAERRFEFEGIVTGNSHMMRIIRMIQRVANSKLTVLILGESGTGKELVAQAIHRHSPRTRKPYRAINCAGLNENLLESQLFGHVKGAFTGAVSDHKGLFEVVDGGTLFLDEVGDMPIPMQAKLLRTLENGEILPVGGNEIRRVDVRVVAATRRDIREMVEKHTFRDDLFYRLNQAVIRVPPLRERRDDIPLLIEHFLNDAAKVHDKPAISISPEVVRKLTGSQWPGNIRELRSVIDQMVVLAEGPGITVDDLPEHIRGSTDIVLAALPGTTGLTMEQMEKLHIASTLKLTGGNREKTAKILGIGARTLYRKLREYGL